TGACCAATAAACTGTCACAGCTTTAAACTCTCTGTATCAGCCTGTCATTGGTCAGGTGTGTAGGTTTTATAAACACAACTCAGgtgtcatgttgtgtgtttgtgtgttgtccTCACCAATTCCAAAGTGTTCGTTCCACATGGTGTGCAGACCGATGGTGGCGTCCACCAGCTCTCTCTTCAGCTCCTCAAACGGGACGTTCAGTTTGAAGTCGACTCGGTCCGACACGCCCAGCTCCTGACAGAGCCCCCGCAGCATCAGCACCCTCTCCTCGTCCTCCTGGTTCCTGCATCCGCCGATCAGCACCAGCCGCAGCGACTCCCGCCCCCTGGgcccctcccctctcctgtcCAACAGTTTGCGAAACGCCCGGATCTGCAGCCGGTGGTCCTTCTCCGGTCTGAACTGAGCCACCGACACGATGGAGTGGCACTTCCtgtccccacctcctcctccaccttcttcctcttcctctccactccCCAGCTCCCGCCCGAGCTCCTCCCAGCCCTCCTCCATCtcgtcttcttcctcctcctccagcggGACGTCCAGGAAGGCCCTGACGTCGCAGGGCGGGTAGACGATGCTGGTGCGGCTCGGCGAGCGCCACAGAGCCAGGATGTGTCCCAGCGTCCAGGTGGAGTTCACCATGATGACGTCGCTGCAGGAGCCGGCTAGGCCGTACAGCAGGGCGAAGCAGCAGTAGTACACCACCTTCACTGCACTCAGCACTGGGTTCCTGGAGATGAAGTCAGCGTTGTTGAACCTGGACGACACAAGAGGGAGAAGACAGACGGCTGGAGTAAACTGGTGAATTTattaataccagactccattgactaAAACAGGagttttacagagcagaacacaggagctgctggaataccacaggtagtgtgtctgtgttactgtgtggtacttttacttcagtaaagtatctgattacttcttccaccactgagagtcacacagtaacacagacacactaacagatggaggcagtggtattccagcagctcctgtgttctgctcagttaaatccctgtttttgtcaatggagtctggtactgatatatgAAAAAACCCAACCAGCTATGATaggtgtgtgttagtgtgagtgagtgttacCTGGGGTTCCTCTCTCTGACCGCAGACAACATGTCGGTGCTGACGGTGGGATAGTGGACGTAGCTCGCCACCTTACAGCCTCCCAGGTAGCGGAAGACGGGCAGAGTGAAGGCGTAGCCCATCGAGTCCACGTACAGGTCGGGAACAAAGGCCGTCAGAGCCTCCCAgcctaaaacacaaacacacaacattgTTGTGGTGGAAATGAACCACAACAAACCTGCCTTTGTGGGTCCTGGTCTTACCCAGGAACATGGATCCGGCGCTCTGGCCCAGCAGGGTGAAGTGAGGGTAAGAGGCGGCCTCCACCAGGACGCGGTGGCGCAGGAAGATGAAGGTGACCGGCCGAGGCAGCGTGATGTTGAAACGCTGTCGTGCTCCCTCCAGGATCTGCTCACCCGTCACTCCCTGATCGCCCGTGTAGACCACGAAGGAGACGCCCGGGTATCTGGGACgaagaggagaaaacaatgATCTCAGCAGTGGTAGGTTCAAGTTCACGCCCAGCATTTGGGAGGCTTCTGCTCTGGACTTGTTAGTAGAGAAATATTGTACATGCTTTACAAAGTAAGAGCTTTGCTAATGTGAAGAACATTTTTGATAGTTTGATAGATTTTGAAGGTCTCATTGATTCTTTTTacaaaccaatcaatcaattaacTGACAAACTGATCAGAAGTTAATAAATCATTAGTACTCATTGATGatatgtaataatgtaatactTTTCTGCACTCAGTACTTTTAGATTGAACACTTCAACTACACTTCCCTTGTTTGACTCACATACTGTCGCTTTACTGACACTGCAGGACTTggacttgtaatggagtattcTCACGGTGTAGTATGAGTACTTTCATTTGAGTAAAAGACCTGAGtacttcccctccctcctcttggTCATGTAGCCAGATTGTGGATGTGttattaaatgtgttaataGATCCATGAGACCGACAGACGGACAGCTGAGACCCGTGTACCGGTTCATGAGGGCCCTCAGGGAGCACCACAGGACCCGCTCCCCGCCTCCTCCGGCGCTGCAGTACGGGTGGAAGAAAGCCACCGCGGGGCCGCCGTCCTGGGCCCGGCGGGCCTTGCGGCGGCCCTGCAGCCACACTCGGAGCcccagcaggagcagcagcaggaccagGGTCAGGAGCAGGCTGAGGTAGGCGCACGGCACGACCAGGGACCACAGCAACCTGAAGGGAGCGGGACACAGAGCACCGTGAACCGGCCGTGGGTGGTCGTGACACCGATTAGCTTGGTAGCTGCTAGCCGGGCTAAAGTTAGCCGCCCAACCGGCACCAGGAAACCC
This genomic window from Lates calcarifer isolate ASB-BC8 linkage group LG1, TLL_Latcal_v3, whole genome shotgun sequence contains:
- the LOC108896321 gene encoding GDP-Man:Man(3)GlcNAc(2)-PP-Dol alpha-1,2-mannosyltransferase, with product MAGHEHHHHHLSLCFCDLMRLLWSLVVPCAYLSLLLTLVLLLLLLGLRVWLQGRRKARRAQDGGPAVAFFHPYCSAGGGGERVLWCSLRALMNRYPGVSFVVYTGDQGVTGEQILEGARQRFNITLPRPVTFIFLRHRVLVEAASYPHFTLLGQSAGSMFLGWEALTAFVPDLYVDSMGYAFTLPVFRYLGGCKVASYVHYPTVSTDMLSAVRERNPRFNNADFISRNPVLSAVKVVYYCCFALLYGLAGSCSDVIMVNSTWTLGHILALWRSPSRTSIVYPPCDVRAFLDVPLEEEEEDEMEEGWEELGRELGSGEEEEEGGGGGGDRKCHSIVSVAQFRPEKDHRLQIRAFRKLLDRRGEGPRGRESLRLVLIGGCRNQEDEERVLMLRGLCQELGVSDRVDFKLNVPFEELKRELVDATIGLHTMWNEHFGIGVVECMAAGTIVLAHKSGGPKLDIVVPYEGGQTGFLADSEDSYAAAMETILALSPAARLEIRRNARRSVERFSDQEFEACFLAATESLMTKLER